The window AGGTTAACCCTGAAAAATATAAGCCTGAAAAATATAAGTAAGTAATAGTTTTACCGTACTCTTCTATCCATCGTGTTAACAGCGGTCCTTTTTTCTTTAAAGGTAAAGCTTGAATCTGTGGTTGATCTAAATATTCTGTTCCATCTGGTAAATTTTGCCAAAGTAAGAGGCGGTTAATATTCAGCAGATAGGAGGAGTAATTAGAAAGAGTGAAGGCCTTGCTTTCTTTAGCATTTCCTTCAAATTCTGTAGGAGAAAGAGAGACGGCTAAGGTAAAGAGCTTTTGAAAGATATAGGGAACTTTTTCTTCAATAGGAAGAGTAGGCTCAATTTCATAAATCTTATCTAAAATACCCGCTTGTTTTATAAAATCCCCATTTCCTTCAGGAAAATGAACTTGGAGGATTGCGTTGTAAAGAGAGGCCATAGAAATAGGCGTGATGGATAGAGGAGAAAGAGTTTGAATTTCTTTAGACGAGGTTGAAGAAGAGGTGGAAATAGAAGACTGAGGAGCGGTTGGGGCAAGAGAGGAAGAACTTTGATGAATTTGGTGCAATTTTTCGAGAGCAAATTGCCTAATCTTTTTATTCTCTCCTAATAATTTTTCCGTCCATTTATAGCTGGTCTTATCTTTCTCGGTCAGTTCTTCACTGTCCTGGTTCATCAACTCTTCCAATTGATTCTCTAGCATTTTCTTTAAGGTTGAATGCTCTTGGATAGAAGGTTCTTCTAAAAGATTGAATAAGAGCTCAGTGTAGCGCTCTTTATAAGAATCTGCAGAAGGAAGTTTTTTTTCTTTACCTTTATCAGAAAAAACGAGAGGAAGGGACTGTAAAGATGAAGAAGCTTCGGAAGAGCGTTTAAGGCAAAATTCAAGATAGGCTTGGGCTTTTTCATACGTAGGAGTTAATTGCAGAGCTTGTAGCAAAGCTTCTATGGCAGTGGCATGCTCTCCTTTTTCAGCAAGCTCTTTACCGCGTAAGAAATGGTTTACAGCTTCCTCACTAGGCTCATGCTTAATTTCTTCTAATGGATGGGATTCAGCTGTTTCAGCCAGGTGCCTGACCGTGTAGTTAGGTGCATGCCTTTCAATAAGCGTTCTATCTAGAGGGCAAAGTTTATTGCGTGCTAAGCATTGGATGAGGGTATCTTCGTTAAAGGTATGGCCACAGGGAAACAAAGTAACCGCCCGAGTCATCAGCTCTCCTGAGACGGGATCTTCTATATTTTCTGAGACTGTAGTACGAAAAGTTATTGGGATGCTAGAAGTAGAATCTGACGGCATCATATAAAAGCTCCTTAAGATTTTATGGTAAGCTATTACCTTATGAGGCCAGCTGTAGCCTGCTTTTTAAAGAACTAATCCTTACCTTTTGCCAGAAAACTACTCTTTTTCTTCTTTATTAAGCAATTTTTATTTTAAGAAAAAAAGGAAGGGGCGCTTATCTTTTATAGAAGCTTGAGCAGTTTGCCTTATTCCTTTTTCAATTTTTATCTTATCTTCTCATACGTTGGTGAGTTTAGACCGAGCCGATTATCATGGTTGTAAAAAGCTTAGGAGCCCTATGAAAGTTAATACTCTATTCCTCCTCTCCTTATAGTCCCAAAGCTTAAGCCACTTGAAAACCTATGATGTCATATTTGTAGCGATCGTCGGTCCAATCGCGTCCATCAAATTATGATGAACTACCAGGGGCTGCATTTATATCCTATAAAGCGAATTTTCTCAACCCTAAGCTCAATAAGTTGAGGAAGCCGCCGAATTTCCGCAGGAATAGCAGTTAACTGGTTGTTGCTTAAGTAAAGCCATTGTAGCTGAGACAGTTGACCAATTTCTGCAGGAAGGGAGGTAAGCTGGTTGTTGTTTAAGTCAAGCACTCGCATCTGAGACAATTGCCCAATTTTTGCAGGAAGAGCGGTTAGCTGGTTGAAACTTAAGTCAAGACTTTGCAGTTCAGGCAATTGTCCGATTTCCATAGGCAAACTGTTGAGCTGGTTATGGTTTAAGTTAAGCGTTTTCAGCTGAGAAAGCTGCCCGATTTTCGCAGGAATAGTGGTTAGCTGGTTGTTCCTTAACAAAAGGGTGTGCAGCTGAGAAAGCTGCCCGATTTCCGCAGGAATAACGATAAGTTGGTTGCCATTTAAACGAAGTTCTTGCAGCTGAGAAAGCTGCCCGATTTCTGCAGGAATAACGATAAGTTGGTTGCCACTTAAAAGAAGCTCTTGCAGCTGAGAAAGCTGCCCAATTTCGGCAGGAATAGTGGCTAGCTGGTTGTCTCTTAAGTAAAGCATCCGCAGCTGAGAGAGCTGCCCAATTTCCGCAGGAAGGTTGGTGAGCCGGTTGCCATCTAACCAAAGGCTTTTCAGCTTAGAAAGCTGCCCAATTTCGGCAGGGATAGCAGTTAACTGGTTGTTGTTTAAGCTAAGAACTTGCAGCTTAGTAAGCTGCCCCATTTCCGCAGGAATAACGGTAAGTTGGTTGCTGCTTAAGGTAAGCTCGTGCAGCTGAGAAAGCTGCCCAATTTCCGCAGGAATAGAGGTTAGCTGGTTGTTCCTTAAGTAAAGTATTTGCAGCTCAGACAGCTGCCCAATTTCCGCAGGGATAGTGGTTAGCTGGTTGCCGTTTAATTCAAGCCATCGCAGCTCAGACAGCTGCCCAATTTCGGCAGGAATAGTGGCTAGCTGGTTGCTGCTTAAGCCAAGCGTCTGCAGCTCAGACAGCTGCCAGAGTTCTGGCGGTAAAAAGGTCAAGTCTAACCCATCAAGCCACAGGAAAGTGATACCATTACCATACTCTTGTATCCACTGCATTAACAGCTCTCCTTTTTTCTTTAAAGGTAAAGCTTGAATCTGCGGTTGGTTTAAATACTCGGTTCCTCCTGGTAGCTTCTGCCAGATTAAAAGGCGGTTAATATTCAATAGATAGGAGGAGTAATTAGAAAGAGTAAAGACCCTGCTTTCTCTTGAGTTCTCTTCAAATTCTAAGGGAGAAAGAGAGACGGCTAAGGTAAAGAGCTTTTGAAAGATATAGGGCACTTTTTCTTCAACCGAAAGATTAAGATTAGGCTCAATTTCATAAATCTTATCCAAAATACGCGCTTGTTCTATAAAATCCCGATTCCCTTCAGGAAAATGAACTTGAATGATTGCATTGTAAAGCGAGGTCATAGAAATAGGTGTGATGGATAGAGGAGAAAGAGGTGGGATTTCTTTAGAGGAGGTTGAAGAAGCAGTAGAAATAGAAGATTGAGGAGCGGTTGGGGCAAGGGAGGAAGAACTTTGGTGGATTTGGCGCAATTTTTTGAGGACAAATTGTCTAATCTTTTTATTTTCTCCTAATAATTTTTCCGTCCATTTATAGCTTAGCTTATCTTTCTCGGTCAGTTCTTCGCTGTCCTGGCTCATCAACTCTTCCAATTGATTCTCTAGCATTTTCTTTAAGGTTGAATGCTTTTGAATGGAAGGTTCTTCTAAAAGATTGAATAAGAGCTCAGTATAGAGCTCTTTAGAAGAATCTGCAGAAGGAAGGCTTTTTTCTTTACCTTTATCAGAAAAAGCAAGAGGAAGGGACTGTAAAGATAAAGAAGCTTCTGAGGAGCGTTTAAGGCAAAATTCAAGATAGGCTTGGGCTTTTTCATACGTAGGAGTTAATTGCAAAGCTTGTAGTAAAGCTTCTATAGCAGTGGCATGCTCTCCTTTTTCAACAAGTTCTTTGCCGCGTAAGAAATATCCTACAGCTTCCTCACTAGGCTCACGTTTAATTTCTTCTAATGGATGAGACTCAGCCGTTTCGGCCAGGTGCCTGACCGTGTAGTTAGGTGCATGCCTTTCAATAAGCGTTCTATCTAGAGGACAAAGTTTATTGCGTGCTAAGCATTGGATGACGGTATCTTCGTTAAAGGTATGGCCACAAGGAAACAAAGTAACCGCCCGAGTCATCAGCTCTCCTGAGACGGGATCTTCTATATTCTCTGAAACTGTAGTACGAAAAGTTATTGGGGTGCTAGAGATAGAATCTGACGGCATCATATAAAAGCTCCTTAAGATTGTATGGTAAGCTATTACCTTATGGGGCAGATGTAGCCTGCTTTTTTAAGGAACTAGTCCCTACCTTTTTGCCAGAAAATTAATCTTTTTCTTCTTTATTAAGCAATTTTTATTTTAAGAAAAAAAGAGAGACACTTATCTTTTATAGAAGCTTGAGCAGTTTGTCTTATTCCTTTTTCAATTTTTATCTTATCTTCTCCTACCTTGTGGATCTTTAGACCGAGCCGATTATCATGGTTGTAAAAAGCTTAGGAGGCCTTATCTCTGATAAGGAAGGCTTAAGGCAACTCCTCGAGCATAATTGCTGGGAATCAGTAGAAAAAGCATGGGTAAGTCAAGGCTATCCAAAAGAGAAGGTCAAAAGCGATGCGCTAAAATAGGGCAAGGAAGCCGATGTGGTGAAAAGCTGCCGGGCAGAAGATAGATGTAAAACTTGTATAAAAAATTAGGTAAGCGTGTTAAAAGTTTTAATTTTGCCACTTCCTTATAAGCTCATTAATAAAATAGTCTGGATTTTTGTCAGGTTCTGCTTGAGCTATTTTTAATGCTTCCTCATCTGATAGTAGGCGATCATTTTGAAGAAAGGCTTCTAGTTGAATGTTTGCTAGTAAAGGATCAAATTGTTTATGGAAATGATCTAGTTGGCTGTATCTAAAACCGCAAAATGGTATACCCATAGCTTCCACCATACTTTCTACAGACTTCATATGGCGGGGACTATCGTCGATAAATATAACTTTACTAGGGCGAAGAGAATGATGGTTTAAAAAGTTTTTTAAGAAGGGGCCTTTATCTTGATAATCGGTAAAAATAATGCCTTGAGAAAAGCATTTGTAGGAGTTAGAATCAATCAATTTTGGCAGTCGATTAAGAGAAAAATCAATGCCCACACTTTTTAGATGTTTATAGGCACAAAGGTCAGCCTCTTGCATGTAATCAGGATTTAAACAACGAGCTGTTAAAGCAAAAGTAAGAATTCCCTGTTGCTGAAGTTTTTTGATAATTTCAGCAGCAGAAGGATCTATCAGCCTCATCGGAACTTGAAGCATAATCTTTTGAATGATTTTATTAACTTCTAAACGAGCTTCCTCCTTAGACAAATTAGCAGTAGACATTTTAGATACAAAATAACTCCACCATGGGGTATTGCCCAATATACTCGTCGTATTAATCAGAGTATCATCAATGTCAAAAAAAATTATAGAATGTGGATCTACCTCTTGCAGGATATCAGCAAAACGATGCGTTTCTACAACTTTTGCTGAAAGTGGCATCGAGAATAGGAAGGCAACAACTAACAAGAAAAAATTCCCTATCAAAGCTAGCCAAACGCGCCCTTGATGGCGTAAGATGAAATAACCTTTCATTATTTGCCTTAGTTTGCTGGCCATTTTTCTCCTAACTTTCCCACCCTTCTTTACCTATTAAAGGAACAAAACGGACAGGTTCAAAGGTCTCTTGAGCGTATGTTTCCTCAGAGGTTTTACGCAGGCGCAGTAAAAGTTGGCTAAAACTATCGCCCACAGGAATAATCAGGCGACCGCCAATCTTTAGTTGTTTGATAAGAGTTTGAGGAATAGCAGGAGCACCTGCTGCCACAATGATAGCATCATAAGGGGCATGTTCAGGCCAGCCTAAGGAGCCATCTGCCACCTTGCAATGGATAGAAAGATAGGCTAGCTGCTTAAAGCATTCTTGAGCCGCATGCGCTAAGTTAGGCAAAAATTCAACAGTGTAGACTTCTTGCGCTGTATAAGCAGCTACAGCTGCTGCATACCCTGAGCCAGTGCCAATATCTAATACAATTGAATCAGGTGTAATTTCAGCTAGTTGATTCATTAAAGCCACTATGAAAGGCTGGCTAATAGTTTGCCCCTCCCCTATAGGTAAAGGCCTATCTTCATAGGCATCTTCTTGCATAGAAGCAGGAACAAATAAGTGACGAGGGACATGCCGCATAGCTTCCAAGGTAGCTGGATCAGTAATTCCTCGGGCAAGAAGCTGTGTCCTTACCATCTCTTGCCTTTTGTGAGAATAATCATCATCAAGTGGCATAACTATCTTCCTTAAGAGCTTTTTTCCTCAACTTTTCGCTCTTCTTTATCAGCTTTTTTAGCTTCTTCCTCTGTGGCTGCTACTACATCAGTAATAGCTGCTTTAAGCATCTCGATCTTTGAGCCATCATACATTTTGAGTATAACAGTATTGTCTTCTATACGCACGATCGTTCCGACAATTCCCATAGCGGTTACTCGATCACCTTTTTTTAAGGCATTACGCTGCTCTTCTATGGCTTTACGACGTTTTTGTTCAGGCCTCCATAAGATCAAATAGAAGAAAATCAGAGCGATCGCAATCATTACAAAAGTTTGAGTCATTCCTTGATCGCGAGGAACAATTTCAAGATTAGTGTTTTCTTGCGCAAAAGCTATCGTATTATTCAACATAGTAAAGCCAAGTGTAGAAAAGCAAGTCATTTTCATAATCATATTTCATCCTTTTAATGCGGATACAACGCACAAACTTTTTGATAAAAATCGGCTAGAGTATCATTTTTTATTGCTTCCCTTAATTTTTGCATAAAATCTAGATAAAAGGCTAGATTTTGTAACGTAACTAATGTTAGGCCGGTCATTTCATCCACATTGAGGAGATGACGTAAGTAAGCTTTAGAGAACTGAGAAGTATAGGAGGGGGTAGAAGGATCGAGAGGCGAGAAATCTTCAGCATAACGAGCAGCTTTTATCTGCACTTTTCCGGCCCAAGTAAAAGCCGTGCCATTGCGTGCATTTCGCGTAGGCATCACACAATCGAACATATCGACTCCCCGCATTACACTCTCCACTAGATTACGCGGCGTTCCTACTCCCATCAAATAGCGTGGTTTTTCTACCGGCATGAAGGGCACGGTGTGATCGAGTACCTCATACATAATCGAAGCAGGCTCGCCGACAGAAAGGCCGCCGATAGCATATCCTTGAAAATCTAGATTAGCTAAAAACTGAGCAGACTGCTGACGCAAATCAGCATGCACTCCGCCTTGTACGATTCCGAAAAGATTTTGATGAGGTTGCAAGTCATAATTTCTACAACGCTCCGCCCAACGATGGGTTCTTTCTAAGCTTTTTTCCACAGTTTTTTTTTCACAAGGATAAGGTGTACATTCATCAAACGCCATCACAATGTCAGAGCCTATAGTTTTTTGAATGAACATGCTCTCATCGGGTCCCAAAAAGTGACGCGAGCCATCAATATGCGATTGAAAATGGACTCCTTTATCGGTGACTTTGTTAAGAGCAGACAAAGAAAAAACTTGAAATCCTCCTGAATCAGTAAGTAGAGGGCCTTGCCAATTCATAAAAGCATGCAAGCCACCAGCTTTAGCCAAGATCTCTACCCCTGGACGAAGCATCAGATGATAAGTATTACCCAAGATAATTTGAGCTTTCATATCTAACAGATGCTGATTAGTCAAGGTTTTAACAGCTGCCCGAGTACCTACAGGCATAAAAACAGGCGTTTCTATCGCCCCATGGGCAGTCTCTATGCGCCCTACTCTTGCACGGGAGCAAGTATCGGCCTTACAAATCGTAAATTTCAAGAAGAGCCTATATGTTTGATGGAGTTTTTTCTAGGAGAATCAAACTGTCGACATGGATAGTTTGAGGAAATTGGTCATAAGGTTGAATATATTTTACTGTATAACCATTCTGCGATAGCTCAGCAATATTAGCTACATGGGCCTGAGGATTGCCAGAAATATAGAGGATTTTGGGAGCATTGAGACGAAGTAAATGTTTCATCGTGAGAGGATCAAGACCTGCGCGTGGAGGATTTAATAAGACTAAATCAGGTAAAGGAAATAAATTTTCATCTTGAATTTGGCCCAAAGCATAGCGCACCGCTCCTGAAATAATAGTGACATTCTGCCTATTATTCAAAGCAGCATTTTGACGCGCATCAAAAGCTGTTTCCGGAGAGATCTCTATACCTATTACCTGTTTAACGTTTTTTGAAGCGCAAATACCTAACACTCCTGAGCCGCAAAAAAGATCATAGATGATATCTTCTTTGTTTACCTTTGCTAACTGCAGGGCTAAAGAATAAACCTTTTCTATTTGCCTTATATTAGGCTGGAAAAAAGAAGAAGGGCTAATTCTAAACTTATAGGTTACTGCAGGCTTTTCAACATCTGCCTGAATGTCCAGTTCTTCTTCAATATATTGAGGTCCATAAAGTAACATTTCATAAAAGTTAGTGGCCATACCAGGACTTATCTGTTGAATCCTAACAAATATACTTAACTTAGCATCTGACTGTTGAGGTTCAATAGCAGTATGTAAAGCATGAACAAAGCTTTCAAGATGGCAATTTTGCAAAGCATAATCAGGGTTACCAGAGACCGTCAACATTACCATGCGATCTCCTGTCTTCATTCCTTCACGTAGCGTCAAGGACCTTAATGAGCCGGTATTCTTAATAGGGTAATAGGCTTCTAAATTTGATTCTTCCCACCAAGACTTTACCGCATGGACAGCTTGAGTAAACCAGGAGTTGGGAAGATGGCATTCCACAAGATTAAAAACTTTTCCTTTTGTAGAGTCAAGAATCAAGCCTAAGTACTTAGTTTTATTTAAATCTCTTGAAAAGGTAAAATCCATTTTGTTTCTGTAATTCCATTCGGATTCTGAGGGCATAATAGGAACCAGATGGGTCTCTGGCGTGATTACACTGCGGAAAATATCTTTAGCTAAAGATTCTTTGTAACGCAGTTGAGTATCGTAAGACATTTGTTGCCACTGACACCCACCACAGGAGCCAAAATGTATACATTTAGGAATGATTCGGTCTTTGGAAGGCTCAATAATTCTTTGTATTCCTCCTACCCAGTGCGCTTTATTTCTGCTATGTAGCACAGAATGGACTGCATCTCCAGGGATTGCAAACGCTATCTCAGCTTCTTTAATTTCCTCTTCTGAACGTTCGATGCGACCTAAGCCATGTCCTCTCTTGGAAAATTCATTTATTTTAACATTCGCAAAACGAGTTTGTTTAGAATAAGGCATATCGCTAGATTATTAAATTTTGGTCAAATAATAAGGTTAAATAAGCAGCTATATAAAAGCAAGGTGATTTAGGAACAGTTAGAAGCTTTGTACAACAAGGTAAACAACTTAAAAAATATAAGCGCCTCTATTAGGTGGATTTTTTTATTCACCTGGTCAGATAAATTTTTCGAATTCGATAAGGAAAGTGAGGTAAAGGGGAGGTAATAAACCCCCCTAAAAAACTATCAATTATCTCCAGCCCACTTGCTTCGTAGGAAGTTTTGCGGTAGGTCTTTTTAAGGAAAAAGGACGTGCCTTAGCTTTATGTGTTTTAGCTTTTGGCTTAGCTGCAGGTTTTGCAGCTGGCTTTGTAGCGATTGGTTTTGCAGCTGGCTTGGAAGCTTTTTTAGGAGCAGTTACTTTTTTAGCTGTTTTTTTTGTACCTTTCGTCGTTTTTTCAGATTTGATAGATTCTTTACGATAAAGCTTAGAAACTTTTTCAAGCTTAACGGTTCCTGTACGAACACGTTGAGAAGCTGCTTTGTTGCCTTTCTCAGCTTTTTCTAAATCATTAGTAATGTTCTGAAGCAGGTCTCTTAAATTTTTGACCGTATCTTTTAATGCCATGGTGATTTGCCTCCTGATTTTTTGAGTTTCATGACGAAGTAATAAATATTAACTTTGGATATATTGTGCAACATTTTTCTTCGTTTAGCGAAAAATAATCTTACTTTTGCGTTTGATGGCAAGCCTATTACAAAACGAGCGCCCAAGCAAAAAAGGCAGCTGTAGGAGTATCTTAAGCTTTGTTTTCATTTTAATCCTAGCATAATTTAAGAAAAACTTAGGCTAAAAACAATCTTACGAGAATTTAGGAAAAAGATGTCACCAATGCTTTGAAAACTCTATCCAGCTGCATTCCCTCAAAATTTTTAGCTTCAAATATCTAAGAATAAGGGACTACAAGCGTGAAATCAAAGGGGTGCAAAAGCCTCAAATACCCCGCCTCCCTTTTCTTGCTTGGTAGGCTTTCTAAGAATAAAACAAAATGCAATTATGCTAAGCATCTTTCTAAGAGGAACTTAAAAAAAATTACCTCTCTCCCTTTTTATCAAATCGATTAAATATTGATTACTTTTCATTTTCCGTTAAATTTTTATGGATGCTTTGATAATTTCTAATAAGTTTGTTCAATGAAAAATGCTTGCCATCTTTTCTTTGCAGGGGTCTAGTAGCAAGTTCCTCTCCTAAAAACCATTATTAATGCATAATGATTGCTACTCTCTTTCTCTTTATCAAAAACAGGTAAAATCAGGCTTACCCCCAAGGGGGCTTCCTTAAAAGCTATCTAAGCACTCAGTTTTTTTCTTATCCTAAAAATTTATATTGTAGACTCTTCTAAGCCGTGGGATGATTAGATGGATGGCACCTTAGATAAAAGGATGCAAGCCTTAATTGATACAGCCTAATCTTGCTGAAATATTAGATTGATAACCTTTAGCAACGGATGCTTCTTTCAGCACAGAAAGGAGGAAAACAGAAGATTGAGTATGGGTTTAGAAGAAAAAGGAATAATCATGCATCCATCACATAAATGAAAAGGGCTTGCTTGTAGCTTTTAAGAATGCAACAGATAACTTCAAGCCAAGCATCGAATGGCTCAAGTTTTAAACCAAACAAGCTTAAAATTGGCTAAAACAGGAAAAAAGTTAATTAAAGTTTTTTATATTTGATACAAATAGGAGAGGATGAGGCTGAATATTTAAGGAATTAATTATTAATACAAAAGCCCTTTCGTAAGCTTATGGATGAAAGAATGCCGGGAAAACCGCTGAGAGAGTTATTTTTAATCTAAAGAAGTGGGATGGCAAGTAGGGCGAGCGAGGGCTTGGCTGCAAAGAAAACTTTAGATGAATTATGAGTAGAATAAAATAGAGCTTAGGTTGGCTTGCTTTTAGCTTGATAGAAATTTGGATGGATCAATTGGTGAGATAACTCCTCTTAAGTGCTGTTTTTAAACTAAGGAAGGTAAAAAATTATAAATACTTCTTATATTCCTCTATTTTCAAGCTTGAAGATTAAGAGTTTGTTTCTCATATTTTCTTGCCTATTGCGCTTCTTCCCTGTATAAGCAGGTCATTAAAAAACAATTAAAAACATGTACATATCTTAAAGTAGTCCCCTATCATGAATCTTAGTTCTTCTATCACCCTTGGACACCTACCTAATGAAATACTAACCCTCATTTTAGAGCACAACACCTCGCCTGCCTTCTTTAGCGTTTGTACAAGATGGCGACATCTATTGAACATGGAAGTAATGCCCTCTCTTTATAAACAAATAGGTAAAATACACTTTCCTCAAGTAGGTATTAACAAGCAGGCTCTTACTTTAGACAAAATTTATAAGCTAGAAGATAGGCTTTCTGAAGTGGAAAAAGTCAAGGCAATCTTTAAGCAAACCTTTGCTTTGGCTAGCTCACTTTCTCCTATGGAGTTAGAATTTAAATGGAAAACTGAGGAGAAAAGATATTTTACCCTGGCTAACTATGCCTCTTATCTTATAAATATTAATCGCTTGTTAGTGTGGAAAAAACTACCTGGTGGAGGAGAATACTTAAAGCAAGAAAACATCAAGTATTTGCCTTTACATAAAAAAGGAGAGCTTCTTAGAGATTGGATTGCAGAAAATTGTAAAAACATCACGGCTTTAGATTTATCTAACGCAGGCCTGACTTATTTACCCCCAGAAATATGCCAGTTATCTCAGCTGCAAGAGCTTAGGTTAAGATTCAACCAGCTCACCTCTCTGCCTACAGAAATCTGCCAGTTGTCTCAGCTGCAATGGCTTGGCTTAAGCCAAAACCAACTTACCAGTCTTCCTGCAGGAATAGGTCAGTTATCTCAGCTGCAAGAGCTTAGCTTAAGAGAAAACCAGCTCACCTCTCTGCCTACAGAAATCTGTCAGTTGTCTCAGCTGCAATATCTTAACTTAAACCAAAACCAGCTTACCAGTCTTCCTGCAGGAATAAGCCAGTTATCTCAGCTGCAAGAGCTTTACTTAGGCCAAAACCAGCTCACCAGCCTTCCTGGAGAACTCTGGCAGTTGTCTCAGCTGCAACGGCTTGATTTAAGCCGAAGCCAGCTCAATAGCCTTCCTGCAGAAATTGGGCAATTGTCTCAGCTACAAGCTCTTGACTTAAGTCAAAACCAGCTCACCAGCCTACCTATAGAAATCGGACGGTTGCCTAATCTGCTGCAGCTTAACTTAAGCCAAAACCAGCTCACCAGCCTACCTGTAGAAATCGGACGGCTGTCTAATCTGCTGCAGCTTAACTTAAGCCAGAACCAGCTCATCGCTCTGCCCGCAGAAATCAGGCAGTTGTCTCAGCTACAACAGCTTGACTTAAATCAAAACCAGTTCATCGCTCTGCCCGCAGGAACAGGTCAGTTGTCTCAGCTGCAATCGCTTGAATTAAATCAAAACCAGCTCACCGCTCTGCCTGCAGAAATTGGGCAATTGTCTCAGCTGCAAGTGCTTCACTTAAGTCAAAGCCAGCTCGCCGCCTTACCTATGGAAATCGGGCAATTGTCTCAGCTGCAATATCTTATGTTATATCAAAACCAGTTCACCAGCCTTCCTGCAGAAATCGGACGGCTGTCTCAGCTGCAAGCGCTTAATTTAAGTCAAAACCAGCTCACCAGCCTTCCTGCAGAAATCGGACAATTGTCTCAGCTGCGATGGCTTGATTTAAATCAAAACCAGCTTACCTCTCTACCTCCAGAAATTGGGCAATTGTCTAAGCTGCGAGTGCTTGCTTTAAGAGAAAACCAGCTCACCAGCTTACCTGCAGAAATCGGGCAATTGCCTCAGCTTACCGAGCTTGAATTAGCGGAAAATCCTTTAAAAGATATCGACGAAAAAATAAGGCAGCGTTTTCAATTGTAGAATGGCCTTAACTACTTTTTAAATTGGGGTGAGCTAAAATGAAATAAAAAACTTTTAGCCATCCTATCTTTAAACAAGTAATCCGCTTTCCTTCCGGCAACTAAGCAAGCTTAAACTAACCTACACATTTATAACGACAAGGAGCTTCTCTCTTTTTCTGCAGACTGCTAGGCTGGGAGGACAACTTTTTTTGACAGGAAGAAGCTAGGCGTAGTGTATTTTATCAGTTGGTAGAAGAATTAAAACAAGGCGCCAAAAAGAGCTGTTTTTCTCAAATAAAGCAAAAAATCCATCTCATTCTTTTAGCCAAGCCAAAATTGCCGCGTCACTTAATCGCCAAGACCTGTGGTTGCTCCTGAATGCTTAGAAGGCCTCCCCCCTTTCCGTGAATCTATCTGAAAAAGAAGCGCTGGTAGATTATCGGTGATTTATTTTCATTGAAAGGATACGAATTCGTTTGACTTGCTTTTTTAATTTTTTTATTTTGTTTTAAAAATGAAAATGCTGAGAAAGTTATTATTACCCAAGGAAATAAAATGCATCCTATCTCTTCGACATCTATAGAATGCTTGCCCAATGAATTGTTGCTCCCTATCTTAGAGGCTTGCGTAGTTCCTTCCTTATTTAGCGTCTGTAAAAGATGGCATCATC is drawn from Neochlamydia sp. AcF84 and contains these coding sequences:
- the tgt gene encoding tRNA guanosine(34) transglycosylase Tgt — protein: MKFTICKADTCSRARVGRIETAHGAIETPVFMPVGTRAAVKTLTNQHLLDMKAQIILGNTYHLMLRPGVEILAKAGGLHAFMNWQGPLLTDSGGFQVFSLSALNKVTDKGVHFQSHIDGSRHFLGPDESMFIQKTIGSDIVMAFDECTPYPCEKKTVEKSLERTHRWAERCRNYDLQPHQNLFGIVQGGVHADLRQQSAQFLANLDFQGYAIGGLSVGEPASIMYEVLDHTVPFMPVEKPRYLMGVGTPRNLVESVMRGVDMFDCVMPTRNARNGTAFTWAGKVQIKAARYAEDFSPLDPSTPSYTSQFSKAYLRHLLNVDEMTGLTLVTLQNLAFYLDFMQKLREAIKNDTLADFYQKVCALYPH
- the rlmD gene encoding 23S rRNA (uracil(1939)-C(5))-methyltransferase RlmD, which produces MPYSKQTRFANVKINEFSKRGHGLGRIERSEEEIKEAEIAFAIPGDAVHSVLHSRNKAHWVGGIQRIIEPSKDRIIPKCIHFGSCGGCQWQQMSYDTQLRYKESLAKDIFRSVITPETHLVPIMPSESEWNYRNKMDFTFSRDLNKTKYLGLILDSTKGKVFNLVECHLPNSWFTQAVHAVKSWWEESNLEAYYPIKNTGSLRSLTLREGMKTGDRMVMLTVSGNPDYALQNCHLESFVHALHTAIEPQQSDAKLSIFVRIQQISPGMATNFYEMLLYGPQYIEEELDIQADVEKPAVTYKFRISPSSFFQPNIRQIEKVYSLALQLAKVNKEDIIYDLFCGSGVLGICASKNVKQVIGIEISPETAFDARQNAALNNRQNVTIISGAVRYALGQIQDENLFPLPDLVLLNPPRAGLDPLTMKHLLRLNAPKILYISGNPQAHVANIAELSQNGYTVKYIQPYDQFPQTIHVDSLILLEKTPSNI
- a CDS encoding histone, giving the protein MALKDTVKNLRDLLQNITNDLEKAEKGNKAASQRVRTGTVKLEKVSKLYRKESIKSEKTTKGTKKTAKKVTAPKKASKPAAKPIATKPAAKPAAKPKAKTHKAKARPFSLKRPTAKLPTKQVGWR
- a CDS encoding leucine-rich repeat domain-containing protein encodes the protein MNLSSSITLGHLPNEILTLILEHNTSPAFFSVCTRWRHLLNMEVMPSLYKQIGKIHFPQVGINKQALTLDKIYKLEDRLSEVEKVKAIFKQTFALASSLSPMELEFKWKTEEKRYFTLANYASYLININRLLVWKKLPGGGEYLKQENIKYLPLHKKGELLRDWIAENCKNITALDLSNAGLTYLPPEICQLSQLQELRLRFNQLTSLPTEICQLSQLQWLGLSQNQLTSLPAGIGQLSQLQELSLRENQLTSLPTEICQLSQLQYLNLNQNQLTSLPAGISQLSQLQELYLGQNQLTSLPGELWQLSQLQRLDLSRSQLNSLPAEIGQLSQLQALDLSQNQLTSLPIEIGRLPNLLQLNLSQNQLTSLPVEIGRLSNLLQLNLSQNQLIALPAEIRQLSQLQQLDLNQNQFIALPAGTGQLSQLQSLELNQNQLTALPAEIGQLSQLQVLHLSQSQLAALPMEIGQLSQLQYLMLYQNQFTSLPAEIGRLSQLQALNLSQNQLTSLPAEIGQLSQLRWLDLNQNQLTSLPPEIGQLSKLRVLALRENQLTSLPAEIGQLPQLTELELAENPLKDIDEKIRQRFQL